Proteins encoded together in one Corynebacterium liangguodongii window:
- the treZ gene encoding malto-oligosyltrehalose trehalohydrolase: protein MSLPERFEVWAPFAHDVRLLAEGAEYQMESDASRSGWWVADAAAPAPHDGQRYAYRLFDGTDWSKPLPDPRSRAQPEGIHGPSEVVSADFEWTDGAWGGAELRGQVIYELHVGTFSEAGTFAGVVDKLDYLLSLGVSAIELMPVQPFAGTRNWGYDGVDWYAVQESYGGPRGLKALIDAAHARGIAVILDVVYNHFGPDGNYNGAFGPYTTAGSTGWGDVVNISGPASDEVRAYILGAVEQWLGEFHADGLRLDAVHAYDDRRAYSIMEDIQALADSVAASTGVPRTIIAESDLNDPRVISPASVGGYGLTAQWLDDVHHCLHTLISGEHHAYYMDYGTVEVLADTLRHGYRFRNTYSQFRRRTHGRALDLSITPPWRLITYTTTHDQTGNRAAGDRPSHNLTAAQQVLKAAVVLCSPFTPMLFMGEEFGARTPFPFFCSHTDDELNRLTREGRLREFSRLGWDPEDVLDPSSPETFEAARLDWTFDASQDEIFEAYQALIGLRAHYGLARTDLRELKVENSDTWLTMGDDAVVLAANFSDTPVDVPVGGTLVYSFTDPAVSADSTRLGPWEFAVIER, encoded by the coding sequence ATGTCCCTTCCCGAACGCTTCGAGGTCTGGGCGCCGTTCGCCCACGATGTCCGCCTGCTCGCCGAAGGCGCGGAGTACCAGATGGAATCTGATGCCTCTCGCAGCGGCTGGTGGGTGGCCGATGCGGCCGCGCCCGCACCCCACGACGGGCAGCGCTACGCCTACCGCCTGTTTGACGGCACGGATTGGTCCAAGCCGCTGCCGGATCCGCGCTCCCGCGCCCAGCCCGAGGGGATCCACGGCCCCTCCGAGGTGGTCTCTGCCGATTTCGAGTGGACGGACGGCGCGTGGGGCGGCGCCGAGCTGCGCGGGCAGGTGATCTACGAGCTGCACGTGGGCACGTTTAGTGAGGCGGGGACGTTTGCGGGGGTCGTCGATAAGCTTGATTACTTGCTCTCCCTCGGCGTGAGCGCCATCGAGCTCATGCCCGTCCAGCCGTTCGCGGGCACGCGCAACTGGGGCTACGACGGCGTGGATTGGTACGCGGTGCAGGAATCCTACGGCGGGCCGCGCGGGCTCAAGGCGCTTATCGACGCCGCCCATGCCAGGGGCATCGCCGTGATCTTAGACGTCGTCTATAACCACTTCGGCCCCGACGGTAACTACAACGGCGCGTTCGGCCCGTACACGACCGCGGGCAGCACGGGCTGGGGCGATGTGGTCAACATCTCCGGGCCCGCCTCCGACGAGGTCCGCGCCTACATCCTCGGAGCCGTGGAGCAGTGGCTGGGCGAGTTCCACGCCGACGGCCTACGCCTCGACGCCGTGCACGCCTACGACGATCGCCGCGCCTACTCCATCATGGAAGACATCCAGGCCCTCGCCGATTCGGTGGCCGCGAGCACCGGTGTCCCGCGCACCATCATCGCCGAGTCCGACCTCAACGATCCGCGCGTCATTAGCCCCGCCAGCGTTGGCGGCTACGGGCTCACCGCGCAGTGGCTTGACGACGTCCACCACTGCCTCCACACCCTTATCAGCGGCGAACACCACGCCTACTACATGGATTACGGCACCGTCGAGGTGCTCGCGGATACCTTGCGCCACGGCTACCGCTTCCGCAACACCTACTCCCAGTTCCGCCGCCGCACCCACGGCCGCGCCCTCGACCTTTCGATCACCCCGCCGTGGCGGCTGATTACCTACACCACCACCCACGATCAAACCGGCAACCGCGCGGCCGGGGATAGGCCCTCACACAACCTCACCGCAGCCCAGCAGGTGCTCAAGGCCGCCGTCGTGTTGTGCTCGCCGTTTACCCCGATGCTGTTTATGGGCGAGGAGTTCGGGGCTCGCACCCCGTTTCCGTTCTTCTGCTCGCATACCGACGACGAGCTCAACCGGCTCACCCGCGAAGGCCGCCTCCGCGAGTTCTCCCGCCTCGGGTGGGACCCAGAGGATGTGCTCGATCCCTCGTCGCCCGAGACGTTTGAGGCGGCTCGGCTGGACTGGACCTTCGACGCCAGCCAGGACGAGATCTTCGAGGCGTACCAGGCGCTCATCGGGCTGCGGGCGCACTACGGGCTCGCCCGAACGGACCTGCGCGAGCTCAAGGTGGAGAACTCGGATACCTGGCTGACCATGGGCGATGACGCCGTGGTGCTCGCCGCGAACTTCAGCGACACCCCGGTGGATGTGCCCGTCGGCGGAACGCTCGTCTACTCCTTTACCGACCCGGCCGTCTCCGCCGATTCGACGCGGCTGGGGCCGTGGGAGTTCGCGGTGATCGAGCGCTAG
- the ilvA gene encoding threonine ammonia-lyase IlvA gives MSTATDFQPVHAADIQAAQARISSVIDPTPLQYCPRLSEQHGVEVYLKREDLQDVRSYKIRGAYYNIANLSDAEKAAGVVAASAGNHAQGVAYACRAMGIAGKIFVPKPTPKQKRDRIRVHGGEAIELVVAGNTFDEAAEAAREDAAARGATMVEPFDARNTVIGQGTVAAEVLSQLTVLGRELGTVVVPVGGAGLLAGVASYLADMSPRASIVGVEPKGAASLAAAVEAGGPVTLEKVDPFVDGAAVKRVGEFPYRVVDKNLSRIHLVTADEGAVSTEMLGLYQNEGIIAEPAGALSIAGLNGLSLEAGSTVVCIISGGNNDVLRYAEIMERSLVHRGLKHYFLVNFPQEPGQLRAFLTDILGPDDDIALFEYFKKNNRETGTALVGVELTRASDLDPLIERMDASPIECRRLMPGTQEYEFIVSG, from the coding sequence ATGAGTACCGCCACCGATTTCCAGCCCGTGCACGCAGCAGACATCCAGGCGGCGCAGGCGAGGATTTCGTCCGTGATCGACCCCACGCCGCTGCAGTACTGCCCGCGCCTGTCCGAGCAGCACGGCGTGGAGGTCTACCTCAAGCGCGAGGACCTGCAGGACGTGCGGTCGTATAAGATCCGCGGCGCGTACTACAACATCGCAAATCTTAGCGACGCCGAAAAGGCCGCCGGTGTCGTCGCGGCCTCGGCGGGCAACCACGCCCAAGGCGTGGCCTACGCGTGCCGGGCGATGGGGATCGCAGGCAAGATCTTCGTGCCCAAGCCGACGCCGAAGCAAAAGCGCGACCGCATCCGCGTCCACGGCGGTGAGGCCATCGAGCTCGTCGTCGCCGGCAATACCTTCGATGAGGCGGCTGAGGCCGCGCGCGAGGACGCCGCCGCGCGAGGCGCCACCATGGTCGAGCCTTTCGACGCCCGCAACACCGTGATCGGCCAGGGCACCGTCGCCGCCGAGGTCTTAAGCCAGCTCACGGTGCTGGGCCGCGAGCTCGGCACCGTCGTCGTCCCGGTCGGCGGGGCGGGCCTGCTCGCAGGGGTGGCTTCCTACCTCGCCGACATGTCTCCGCGCGCCTCCATCGTCGGGGTGGAGCCTAAAGGGGCGGCATCGCTCGCGGCGGCCGTGGAGGCGGGCGGGCCCGTCACCTTGGAGAAGGTCGACCCCTTCGTCGACGGCGCTGCGGTCAAGCGCGTCGGGGAGTTTCCTTACAGAGTCGTCGATAAGAACTTAAGCCGCATCCACCTCGTCACCGCCGACGAGGGCGCGGTGTCTACCGAAATGCTCGGCCTCTACCAAAACGAGGGGATCATCGCCGAGCCGGCGGGGGCGCTGAGCATCGCGGGCCTCAACGGCCTCAGCCTCGAGGCGGGCAGCACCGTGGTGTGCATCATCTCCGGCGGCAACAACGACGTGCTGCGCTACGCCGAGATCATGGAGCGCTCCCTCGTCCACCGCGGCCTGAAGCACTACTTCCTGGTCAACTTCCCGCAGGAGCCGGGCCAGCTGCGCGCGTTCCTCACCGATATCCTCGGCCCCGACGACGACATCGCGCTGTTCGAGTACTTCAAGAAGAACAACCGCGAGACCGGCACCGCGCTCGTCGGCGTGGAGCTGACCCGGGCAAGCGACCTCGATCCGCTCATCGAGCGCATGGATGCCTCGCCCATCGAGTGCCGCAGGCTCATGCCCGGCACCCAGGAGTACGAGTTCATCGTCTCCGGCTAG
- a CDS encoding choice-of-anchor I family protein translates to MSRTRLGAIACATALTSTILVSPAHGAVVAKPIVDYAVDHTVEIKALGSYDSSVLNESAAEIVAYHEASKRVLTVNANAGAIDVLDVTNPAQPQHIGTVSGGEGTTINSVAVRPDGLAVATVEPADKTDGGEVIFFDAGAEAIAAEPLGRVSVGALPDMVTMTPGGEYALVANEGEPAEDYSVDPEGSVSIIALRTGVEASSQDDVRTAGFTAFNGNLPAGVHVYGKVGASATDAQNLEPEYITVSGSKAYVSLQENNAIAVVDIASATVERIFPLGYQDHTEVAIDANDKDGAYNPATLSVKGILQPDAVGSYTVGGQTYIVTANEGDSRDWDGYSEEARIKDLAEDDPKPVCEELASALDDAGRLKITTAFGDNDERGCYEELYTFGGRSFSIFSADGERVFDSGEDFEHITSRVIPEYFNSDHAEAAIDDRSDDKGPEPEGLAIGTINGRTYAFIGFERVGGIIVYDITDPKNASYQAYINNRDFADNSGDLGPEGLTFVPSAASHTGENLLIVGNEVSGSTTLFEVDSLVDAPSTSSEGSSDSTDGSSKAGIAIGAIAALIGALAAVAAAANHFGIAPATLSDLINRLPRMPF, encoded by the coding sequence GTGAGCCGCACCCGCCTCGGCGCCATCGCCTGCGCCACCGCCTTGACCTCCACGATCCTCGTCTCCCCCGCCCACGGAGCCGTCGTGGCCAAACCGATCGTGGACTACGCAGTCGACCACACCGTCGAGATCAAGGCGCTGGGTTCCTACGACAGCAGTGTGTTGAACGAATCTGCTGCGGAGATCGTGGCGTACCACGAGGCGTCGAAACGCGTGCTCACCGTCAACGCCAACGCCGGCGCCATCGACGTACTCGACGTGACGAACCCGGCGCAACCACAACACATCGGCACGGTCTCCGGTGGGGAGGGCACGACGATCAACTCCGTCGCCGTGCGGCCCGATGGCCTCGCCGTGGCCACCGTCGAGCCCGCAGACAAGACCGACGGCGGCGAGGTGATCTTCTTCGACGCTGGCGCCGAGGCCATCGCCGCCGAACCGCTCGGCCGCGTCAGCGTCGGGGCCCTGCCCGACATGGTCACCATGACCCCCGGCGGGGAGTACGCGCTCGTGGCCAACGAGGGCGAGCCCGCCGAGGACTACTCGGTCGACCCGGAGGGTTCGGTCTCCATCATCGCGCTGCGCACAGGCGTAGAGGCCTCGTCCCAGGACGACGTGCGCACCGCGGGCTTTACCGCGTTCAACGGTAACCTGCCCGCTGGCGTCCACGTCTACGGCAAGGTCGGGGCCTCTGCTACGGACGCGCAGAACCTCGAACCGGAATACATCACCGTCTCCGGCTCGAAGGCGTACGTCTCCCTGCAGGAGAACAACGCGATTGCCGTGGTTGATATCGCCTCCGCCACCGTCGAGCGCATCTTCCCGCTGGGCTACCAGGACCACACCGAGGTCGCCATAGACGCCAACGACAAGGACGGCGCGTACAACCCGGCCACACTGTCGGTCAAGGGCATCCTCCAGCCGGACGCGGTCGGCTCCTACACCGTCGGCGGGCAGACCTACATCGTCACCGCCAACGAGGGCGATAGCCGCGACTGGGATGGCTACTCGGAAGAGGCCCGCATCAAGGATCTGGCCGAGGACGATCCCAAGCCTGTCTGCGAGGAACTCGCTTCCGCGCTCGATGACGCCGGTCGGCTGAAAATCACCACCGCGTTCGGCGATAACGATGAGCGTGGTTGCTACGAAGAGCTCTACACCTTCGGCGGACGCAGCTTCTCCATCTTCTCCGCTGATGGCGAGCGCGTCTTCGACTCGGGCGAGGACTTCGAGCACATCACCTCGCGAGTTATCCCGGAGTACTTCAATTCCGACCACGCGGAAGCAGCGATCGATGACCGCTCCGACGACAAGGGCCCCGAGCCCGAAGGCCTGGCCATCGGTACCATCAACGGCCGCACCTACGCGTTCATCGGCTTCGAGCGCGTCGGCGGGATTATCGTCTACGACATCACCGATCCGAAAAACGCGTCGTACCAGGCCTACATCAACAACCGCGACTTCGCCGACAACTCCGGCGACCTGGGCCCGGAGGGCCTGACCTTCGTGCCCTCCGCGGCCTCGCACACCGGGGAGAACCTCCTCATCGTGGGCAACGAAGTCTCCGGCTCGACGACGCTCTTCGAAGTCGATTCGCTTGTCGACGCCCCTTCGACCTCAAGCGAGGGCTCCTCTGATTCGACAGACGGTTCCTCGAAGGCCGGCATCGCCATCGGTGCGATCGCGGCGCTCATCGGCGCGCTTGCTGCCGTCGCAGCGGCGGCGAACCACTTCGGCATCGCCCCGGCGACGCTGAGCGATCTCATCAACCGGCTGCCGCGGATGCCGTTTTAG